A region from the Triticum aestivum cultivar Chinese Spring chromosome 3D, IWGSC CS RefSeq v2.1, whole genome shotgun sequence genome encodes:
- the LOC123073684 gene encoding E3 ubiquitin-protein ligase EL5: MDPFHGILIAAAILVLFLIFVAFPLSFLRYYFSTSVAEVPAPRGVGTELLGSLPVTVYRTEDHVGVLECAVCLAGLQDGEQARFLPCCGHGFHAGCISAWLASRPTCPLCRVTVVGKLPDALTSTSLPPTPQEPANYAGNLPASVLMLGVSDQATLGAVTVASDGEAAPPLQRQRCW; the protein is encoded by the coding sequence ATGGACCCGTTCCACGGCATACTCATCGCGGCGGCCATCCTCGTGCTGTTCCTCATCTTCGTCGCCTTCCCGCTCAGCTTCCTCCGCTACTACTTCAGCACCAGCGTCGCCGAGGTGCCCGCGCCGAGGGGCGTCGGCACGGAGCTGCTGGGCTCGCTGCCGGTCACGGTGTACCGCACGGAGGACCACGTCGGGGTGCTGGAGTGCGCGGTGTGCCTGGCCGGGCTCCAGGACGGGGAGCAGGCGAGGTTCCTGCCCTGCTGCGGCCACGGGTTCCACGCCGGGTGCATCAGCGCGTGGCTGGCGTCCCGCCCCACCTGCCCGCTCTGCCGGGTCACCGTCGTCGGCAAGCTTCCCGACGCGCTTACATCGACGAGTCTCCCTCCCACACCGCAGGAGCCCGCGAATTACGCCGGGAACCTGCCGGCGAGTGTGCTGATGCTCGGGGTTTCAGACCAGGCCACGCTCGGCGCGGTGACCGTGGCCTCTGATGGAGAGGCCGCTCCGCCCTTGCAACGGCAGCGGTGCTGGTGA
- the LOC123076834 gene encoding E3 ubiquitin-protein ligase EL5-like encodes MDSSSSRWAAPAVSAGGVLASAAIFLLCMTFAHALIFLHHRYFSTGVVAPSGRRRARARSARTAAPPAKGVDPELLRSLQVTVYRAADDVGIGLVDCAVCLAGLEDGEEARFLPGCGHGFHAGCVDRWLASHTTCPLCRVTVVGKPDPEASTSTSLPPVPPEPANYAANLQLPASVLLGVTDQTTLGAVTAATEGVLVIDVPESMMVAAAPRDASKSPGVAGLRSVKRLWSFGRQGPSGSTTPCAGGSGTADVERRISIRGGEAIPGGGGGGESPSSPSSCSRTECQREIRFRWSWAIGLARLLGAALCRSPCPRRVSAFFFFSFK; translated from the coding sequence ATGGACTCGTCGTCGTCGCGCTGGGCCGCGCCCGCCGTGTCGGCCGGCGGCGTGCTCGCCTCGGCGGCCATCTTCCTGCTGTGCATGACGTTCGCCCACGCGCTCAtcttcctccaccaccgctacTTCAGCACCGGCGTCGTCGCGCCCAGCGGTCGTCGTCGGGCGCGCGCGCGGAGCGCCCGGACGGCGGCCCCGCCTGCCAAGGGCGTCGACCCGGAGCTGCTGCGGTCGCTGCAGGTCACGGTGTACCGCGCCGCGGACGACGTCGGAATCGGATTGGTGGACTGCGCGGTGTGCCTGGCCGGGCTCGAGGACGGGGAGGAGGCGAGGTTCCTGCCCGGGTGCGGCCACGGGTTCCACGCGGGGTGCGTCGACAGGTGGCTGGCGTCCCACACCACCTGCCCGCTCTGCCGGGTCACCGTCGTCGGCAAGCCCGACCCAGAGGCTTCGACGTCCACGAGTCTCCCTCCCGTACCTCCGGAGCCGGCGAACTACGCAGCGAACCTGCAGCTGCCGGCGAGTGTGCTGCTCGGGGTTACAGACCAGACCACGCTCGGTGCGGTGACCGCGGCCACCGAGGGAGTGCTGGTGATCGACGTTCCGGAGTCAATGATGGTGGCAGCGGCCCCGCGCGACGCGTCCAAGTCTCCGGGAGTGGCCGGGCTGAGGTCGGTGAAGAGGCTGTGGAGCTTCGGGAGGCAAGGGCCGTCGGGGTCCACTACGCCCTGCGCCGGCGGCAGCGGAACGGCAGACGTAGAGCGGCGCATTAGCATTCGAGGAGGAGAGGCGATtccaggcggcggaggcggcggcgagtcGCCCTCGAGCCCTTCCTCATGCAGTCGAACAGAGTGCCAAAGAGAGATTAGGTTTAGGTGGTCGTGGGCTATTGGGCTCGCTCGGCTGCTCGGGGCTGCGCTCTGTCGCTCGCCGTGTCCCAGGCGTGTATCagcattctttttcttttcttttaaataA
- the LOC123076835 gene encoding DNA glycosylase/AP lyase ROS1: MEARPDLGPGLLMPPATPDNGRRPPFDSSMDVASSCSAAPAPASADLGVFDKHGFIYLRSPIGEQPRSVPGATDGCASTVQTSDSSDEIAPPGPGSAPSAAAATPIIIPTPEKEESTHWRPRKKSTKGVPRLKVMKDKHPKPARTTPAKPHKTPAKTKDGGAGSVGDGTDNKLSKRKLDFDLEVITGIFGRAKLMANLRLLAEVNNISSGTKTKKKKASGDWAVVPYQNAAPTDASCSALVPFGGLGPHGNHSNQVRPKVLGLDVETLRVCGVLTKWEEIDSESFEGVDIGSGPGWAETRRDYKKLVDSFIATVKDLFGLREYSRWGGSVIDSVVGTFLTQNVADHLSSNAFMILAAKFPLNKRKGNAEGCSYVPPSTVYVKENLNLTKAPDAGDSTNSVFTNPIDCEEVGYGEEVKGSYGQEYKTIMEKFLAIIKEKDISTWEKDDLLNLVKDKSGKPICTEKTLRKFIATLRVEDTAHWDKLRKEAYGKGYDNGSKTRITDKVNWEAVQKASFVDVAKCIAGRGQHYLLALRIQAFLTRIKKDHGSFDLDWLRCLPRESAKKYLLSINGLGAKSVDCIRLLSLEHKAFPVDVNVARIVTRLQWVELQCCSEEFHSVDLYPLMQDVQSYLWPRLCTIDKEKLYELHCLMITFGKVICTKVDPNCNACPFRGDCRYYKSKLTRPLLPPAEEHVRGGEEKTSIVTSERLLSNGSCMPSHQIEESRTAGRQPSRSCEPIIEVPPSPEYEYEALDEQEYPNEDDLVDIEDIMPGVHYDVEINLCSNKPMVSNCSWTPNHGKDLALSNSQHTSRKMKHIGRLRTEHLAYVLPDDHPLLEEFEERVPEDPSPYLLVLHPCPDNPPPGAVENCMVKGTILIPCRTASRGNFPLNGTYFQDHEVFADDSSSRLPIDFSSECLNDLGKCIVYFGSSIHSITKGQTRQDIEDCYKKGYVCIRGFDRRTRSPRRLCAALHSINEKKEDNSKNKEGAGLGKSNEQKAPLTN, translated from the exons ATGGAGGCAAGACCAGATCTTG GGCCTGGATTGCTCATGCCGCCGGCGACCCCCGACAATGGGCGGCGGCCGCCGTTCGATTCCTCCATGGATGTCGCCTCCTCTTGCTCCGCCGCGCCTGCCCCCGCGTCGGCTGACCTGGGGGTGTTTGATAAGCACGGCTTCATCTACCTCAGGTCCCCCATTGGGGAACAGCCTCGATCTGTACCCGGCGCCACTGATGGCTGCGCATCCACCGTGCAGACCTCCGATTCCTCCGACGAGATTGCGCCGCCAGGGCCTGGTTCCGCTCCTAGCGCTGCTGCTGCGACTCCTAtcatcatccccaccccggagaaAGAGGAGAGCACACATTGGAGGCCAAGAAAGAAGTCCACCAAGGGGGTGCCTCGGCTGAAGGTGATGAAGGATAAACACCCCAAGCCCGCCCGCACCACGCCGGCCAAGCCTCACAAGACACCGGCGAAAACAAAGGACGGCGGCGCTGGATCTGTTGGAGATGGCACTGATAATAAGCTATCGAAGCGCAAGTTAGACTTCGATCTGGAAGTCATTACGGGGATTTTCGGCAGGGCCAAGCTGATGGCCAATCTGAGGCTCCTTGCAGAGGTTAACAATATTTCAAGTGGGacgaagacaaagaaaaagaaagcaAGTGGTGACTGGGCTGTGGTTCCTTACCAGAATGCTGCTCCGACTGATGCATCATGCTCTGCTTTGGTCCCATTTGGCGGTTTGGGTCCCCATGGAAATCACTCGAATCAAGTGCGGCCCAAGGTGCTAGGCCTCGATGTTGAGACATTGCGAGTGTGTGGCGTCCTGACCAAGTGGGAAGAGATTGACAGTGAAAGTTTCGAAGGGGTTGATATCGGCAGCGGGCCTGGATGGGCTGAAACTCGGCGGGATTATAAAAAGCTTGTGGATTCGTTTATTGCGACCGTAAAGGATTTATTCG GTCTCAGAGAATATTCTCGATGGGGAGGATCGGTAATTGATTCTGTGGTTGGTACTTTCCTTACGCAAAATGTTGCTGACCATTTATCAAG CAATGCTTTTATGATCCTGGCAGCAAAATTTCCTTTGAATAAGAGGAAGGGTAATGCTGAAGGATGTTCATATGTACCTCCGTCAACAGTTTATGTCAAAGAAAACTTGAATTTGACTAAAGCACCTGATGCTGGTGATTCTACCAATTCAGTTTTTACCAATCCCATTGATTGCGAGGAAGTTGGTTATGGTGAGGAGGTAAAAGGAAGCTATGGTCAAGAGTACAAAACAATCATGGAGAAGTTCCTAGCTATTATAAAAGAGAAAGACATCTCTACTTGGGAGAAGGATGATCTTTTGAACTTAGTCAAGGATAAATCTGGAAAACCAATATGCACTGAAAAAACCTTAAGAAAGTTCATAGCCACACTGCGGGTGGAAGATACTGCTCACTGGGATAAGTTACGCAAGGAAGCATATGGAAAAGGATATGATAACGGAAGCAAAACTAGAATAACTGACAAAGTAAATTGGGAAGCTGTACAGAAGGCCTCATTTGTTGACGTTGCAAAGTGCATTGCAGGCAGGGGACAACATTACCTTCTCGCATTGCGGATACAG GCATTTCTCACGCGCATAAAGAAAGATCATGGAAGCTTTGACCTGGATTGGCTTAGATGTCTACCACGAGAAAGCGCAAA AAAATACCTACTCAGCATAAATGGACTTGGAGCTAAAAGTGTCGACTGCATACGTCTTTTGTCACTGGAGCATAAAGCATTCCCA GTTGATGTCAACGTAGCTCGCATAGTCACAAGGCTACAATGGGTTGAACTGCAATGCTGTTCTGAGGAGTTTCATTCGGTTGACCT ATATCCACTCATGCAGGATGTGCAGAGTTACTTATGGCCTCGACTATGTACTATTGACAAAGAAAAATT GTATGAATTACACTGTCTCATGATAACTTTCGGAAAG GTAATTTGCACAAAAGTAGATCCAAATTGCAATGCTTGCCCATTCCGTGGGGACTGCAGGTACTACAAAAGTAAACTTACCAG ACCATTACTTCCTCCTGCAGAGGAGCATGTGCGTGGTGGTGAAGAGAAAACAAGTATAGTTACTTCTGAAAGACTGTTGTCAAATGGTAGCTGCATGCCAAGTCATCAAATCGAAGAAAGCAGGACTGCTGGCAGACAACCCTCCCGCAGCTGTGAGCCCATTATTGAGGTGCCACCAAGTCCCGAATATGAATATGAAGCACTTGATGAGCAAGAATATCCCAATGAAGATGATCTTGTTGATATTGAAGATATTATGCCAGGAGTACACTACGACGTTGAAATAAATCTGTGTTCAAACAAGCCTATGGTGAGCAATTGCTCTTGGACACCAAATCATGGAAAAGATTTGGCATTGAGCAATTCACAACATACAAGCAGGAAAATGAAACACATAGGGCGTCTTAGGACAGAGCACCTTGC GTATGTGCTCCCAGACGATCATCCATTGTTGGAAGAG TTTGAAGAGCGAGTTCCAGAAGATCCATCTCCGTATCTCCTGGTTCTTCATCCTTGTCCTGACAATCCTCCTCCTGGTGCTGTCGAGAACTGCATGGTGAAAGGCACAATTCTG ATACCCTGTCGAACAGCATCCAGAGGAAACTTCCCATTGAACGGTACCTACTTTCAGGATCATGAG GTCTTTGCAGATGACTCATCTAGCCGTCTTCCAATAGACTTCTCTAGTGAGTGTCTCAACGATCTGGGGAAATGCATTGTATATTTTGGCTCATCAATACACTCTATCACAAAAG GTCAAACAAGACAAGACATTGAAGACTGCTACAAGAAAG GATATGTGTGCATAAGAGGATTTGACCGGCGGACGAGATCCCCAAGGCGACTATGTGCCGCATTACATTCCATCAATGAAAAGAAAGAGGACAACAGCAAAAACAAGGAAGGCGCGGGGCTGGGGAAGAGCAACGAGCAGAAGGCGCCTTTGACAAATTAG